In one window of Calypte anna isolate BGI_N300 chromosome 1, bCalAnn1_v1.p, whole genome shotgun sequence DNA:
- the LOC103531447 gene encoding cytoglobin-1, with translation MSFSEAEVQSARSAWEKMYVDAEDNGTTVLVRMFTEHPDTKSYFTHFKGMDSAEEMKQSDQVRGHGKKVFTAINDMVQHLDNSEAFLGIVNPLGKKHATQLKIDPKNFRVICDIILQLMEEKFGGDCKASFEKVTNEICTHLNNVYKAEGW, from the exons ATGTCGTTCTCTGAAGCAGAAGTGCAAAGTGCTCGTAGTGCCTGGGAGAAGATGTATGTGGATGCTGAGGACAATGGGACAACTGTGCTGGTCAG GATGTTTACTGAACACCCAGACACCAAGTCTTACTTCACACACTTCAAAGGCATGGACTCTGCTGAAGAGATGAAACAGTCGGATCAGGTCCGGGGCCACGGCAAGAAGGTTTTCACTGCCATCAATGACATGGTGCAACACCTGGACAACTCCGAGGCTTTTCTTGGGATAGTGAACCCACTGGGCAAGAAACATGCCACCCAGCTGAAGATCGACCCCAAAAACTTTAGG GTTATCTGTGACATTATCTTGCAACTGATGGAGGAAAAATTTGGTGGAGACTGCAAAGCTTCCTTTGAGAAGGTGACCAATGAAATCTGCACTCACCTGAACAATGTCTACAAAGCAGAGGGTTGGTGA